TCCTTTTTTTGATGCATTATTCCATACCAAATGGCTTTTTAGTGTTCCGGTTTTAGTTTTGATGGGATTGTACTATTGGACATATAATTATTTAAAAGGAGATTTGTTTTTAGATGCAGGATTGACTGTTAAAAAGGATATTGCTAAAACCGAAAATCTAACTTGGTTAAATCAGTTTGGAACATTAGGAACGTTTTTGAAAAATGATATCAAATTAATAAAAAGAAATAAACGCTCGAAAACGACAGTTGGGATGAGTGTGATGTTTTTGTTTTATGGTTTACTGTTTTTTTCAGGAGGTGTAGAAGCTTATGATAAACCCATAATGCACATTTTTGCAGGAATTTTTGTGTCGGGTGGATTTTTATTCACCTTCGGACAGTTTGTTCCCAGTTGGGATAGTTCTTATTATCAATTGATGATGACTCAAAATATTCCTTATCGTGGTTATTTGAATTCAAAATGGTGGCTAATTGTTATTGCTACAGTGGTTTCGACTATTTTGGCATCTTTCTATTTATATTTTGGATGGCAAGTCTATCTTACCATAGTGGCAGGAGCCATTTATAATATAGGTGTAAATTCACACTTAGTATTATTAGGTGGGGCTTTTACTAAAACGCCAATTGATTTATCAATGTCAAAAGGAGCGTTTGGCGATAAGAAATCATTTAATGTTAATACTATGCTACTTTCATTACCTAAATTGCTTTTACCAGTTCTTTTATATTGGCTAGGTTCTTATTTAATGAATCCAAAACTTGGATTGGCTTTAGTAGCTTTGGTTGGTGTATTAGGATTTATGTTTAGAAATGTTGTTTTTTCAATGATAGAAAAAATTTATAAAAAAGAAAAATACAAAACCATTGAAGCTTATAAACAAAAAGCTTAAAATATAATTAGTCGATTAAAACAATTAGTTTAAAATATAAAATTTACAATTATCATGATACAAGTAAATAATCTTTCTAAAAAATACAACGATACTACGGTACTACATATTGAATCATTAGAAATTCCAAAAGGGCAAAGTTTTGGATTAGTAGGGAATAACGGAGCGGGAAAAACTACTTTTTTTAGTTTGCTGCTAGATTTAATTCAGCCAACAACAGGAAGTATTTTAAACCATGATATCCAGGTAAATACTAGTGAAAATTGGAAACCGTTTACAGCTTCTTTTTTGGATGAGAGTTTTTTGATTGGCTATTTAACTCCAGAAGAATATTTTTATTTCATTGGAGATTTAAGAGGACAAAACAAAGCAGATGTTGATGCGTTATTGATTCAACACACTGAGTTTTTCAATGGTGAGATTCTTAAAAATAAAAAATACTTACGTGATTTATCCAAAGGGAATCAAAAGAAGGTTGGGATCATTGCTACTTTAATAGGGAATCCAGAGGTCATTATTTTAGACGAGCCTTTTGCCAATTTGGATCCAACAACCGTAAACAGACTAAAAAAAATCATTAAAGATTTAGCCGATAATCCAAATATTACGGTATTAGTTTCGAGCCATGATTTGCAGCATACTGTTGATGTTTGTGATAGAATTGTTGCCTTGAATAAAGGAGAATTAGTCAAAGACATGTTAACATCTAAAGAAACTCTTCAAGAATTGGAATTGTTTTTTGCGGTTTAAATTTATATATTTCAAAAAGAAACGTATTTTTACAAGTCATTATACTAAAAGACTTTTTAACAAGTTTAATGAATTAAACGTTTTCCCTTGAATAGCAATACATCGAAATGCATTTTAGTTTTAATTATTATCTCTCTCTTGATAGCTTGTTCTACCAAGAAGGATACTTTTTTGGCTAGAAATTCTCATGCTTTAAGTACCAAACTTAATATATTATATAATGGGCAAATTGCTCTAGACAAAGGTGTTAAAGGAATAAATGACAACACTGTCGAAAATTTTTGGAAACGTTTACCAGTCGAAAAGATGCAAGTTAGTGATGACGTGCCTGCAGATGGAAAGCAAAAAAATGCAGATTTTGAGTTAGCTGAAACCAAAGCTACCAAGGCAATTCAAAAACACTCTATGAATATTGGAGGAAACGAAAAAAATTATCAAATAGATGAAGCGTATTTATTACTTGGAAAATCAAGATATTATGATCAAAGATTTATACCAGCTTTAGATGCATTCAATTACATTCTTTATAAATATCCCAATAGCAGTAATATTTACGATGCCAAAATGTGGCGCGAAAAAACTAATGTTCGTTTAGGGAATGAGGCAGTTGCGATAAAAAACATTTCAAAACTCATCAAAGACAATGAGTATGAAAAAAATGAGATTAAAAAGCAAAAGTTAGAAAATCAAGAATTTGCCAATGCTAATGCGATTTTAGCTAGTGCTTTTCTGAATTTAGAAGAAAAAGACAGCGCAGTAGTAAAACTAAAATTGGCTAATCAATTTACTAAAATCCACGAAGAAAAAGAACGTTATTCTTTTTTGCTAGGACAATTGTATGAAGAAGCTGGTCAAAAAGATAGTGCCATTTATTTCTATCAAACGGTCATTGATATGAATAGAAAAGCCGAAAGGAAATTTGTAATTCAGGCCTATGCCAAAAAAGCACAATTGTCTGATTATAAAAATGAAGATTACGATTTATTTGTCAAAAAATCTAAAAAGATTATGGAAGACAGAGAAAATCGACCATATTTGGATGTGATCTATCATAGTATCGGAATTTTTTATGATCATCATAATGAAAAAGAAAAGGCATTAGATTTTTATCATGCTTCTTTGGAGACCAAGTCTGCTGATCCCTATTTGAATGCTTCCAATTATAGAAATATTGGAAATTTATATTTTAAGCATACCGAATATCTCAGTGCAGCCAAAAACTACGATAAATCTTTAGAATTATTAGATCCAAAAACCAGAGAATACCTTCAGATTTCAAAAATCAGAAAAAATCTAGATGAGGTTATTATTAATGAGGAAATTGCTAAACGAAATGATAGTATTATTTATGTAGCTAATTTAAAAGAGCCTGATCAAATTGTTTATTATGAGAATTATATTCAAAAATTGAAAAACAGTGATGAGCTTAAAAAATTGCTTGAAGAGAAACAAAAAAAGATAGAAAATAACATTTTGTTAAACGGAGGAGGAGGAAGTACTGATGTAGCAATTCCTAATCAAAATGGACAATCTTTAAACCCTCCAACAGATACACCAAATACAAACGCAACACCAATTGCGAGCACATTTTATTTTTACAACCCCAATACGGTTGCTTACGGAAGATTAGAGTTCAAAAAAATATGGGGTAATAGGGTTCAAAACAGCTATTGGAGATTTACATCAGGTGCAAATTCAGGTGCAAATGTTACAGGAGCTGTCGCTACTACTGTTGCTATCCCAGAAGATAAAGTAGCTGCTCCTATAGCTGTGAACGAAAAATATACGACAGATTATTATTTGAAACAATTGCCAAAATCACAAAAAGTGATTGACAGTATCAGCAAAGAAAGAAATGCTGTTTATTATGAATTAGGAGTTATTTATAAAGAAAAGTTCAAAGAATATAATTTAGCTTCAGCAAGATTGGAACAATTGTTAACGTATCAGCCAGAAGAAAAATTAATTCTTCCTACAAAATATAATTTGTTTAAAATCTACGAGATAACGAATCCATCAAAAGCAGAGTCACTTAAACAGGACATTATAAGTCAATATCCAAATTCACGATATGCACAAATTATTATCAATCCAAATTCAAAAGATGGGTTAGTAACAGGCACTCCAGAAGGGGAGTATGATAATTTGTATCGATTGTTCAAACAAGAATCTTTTGCTTCAGTTTTACAACAGGTAGATGGTTTAATTAGTCATTTTACAGGAGAAGCTATTGTGCCAAAATTTGAATTGCTAAAAGCAAATACTATTGGTAAAATGTATGGACTAGTAGCTTATAAAAAAGCAATAGAATATGTTGCCGATAATTATTCAAACAGTAATGAAGGAAAAGATGCTGTAGAAATTCTTAAAACTCAGATTCCACTTTTGGAACAAATGAAATTTAGTACTGTAGATAATAAAAATTGGAAAGTTGTCTTTAAAATAGACAAAAATGACAGAAAAGCAGAAGCCGCTATTGAAAGCAAGGTGGTTTTGTTTTTTGCCAATGAAAATGTCGAGAGGTTAAAATATACTTGTGATTCGTATACCGAAAAAGAAAGTTTTGTTTCAATTCAAGGTATACATTCAGAATCGTATGCTCAGTTTGTTGCCGCTCTTTTTGCAGAGAACGAAAAATATAAAATTAGTCAACCAGGAATTATCATTTCGAATGAGAATTATAAAATAGTTCAAATAAAGAAAAATTTAGAAGAATATCTTTCAATAAAAAAACTGTAATTATGTTTGATAAAAAGCCAAAATCGTACACAGATCTTTTAGGAAAGACTAATAGAATTGTAGAAGGTACAACTATACACGGGGATATCATTTCGCCAGCAGATTTTAGGTTAGATGGTGAACTAATTGGAAATTTTACATCTAATGGAAAATTAGTAATTGGTCCGGCAGGAAGTGTCAAGGGAGATATTATTTGCAATACAGCTGATATAGAAGGAAAATTTGAAGGTAAGATAAAAGTAGAGGATATGCTGAACATTAAAGAATCAGCTAGTATTATTGGAGAAGTCGAAATAGGAAAGCTTTCAGTTGAGCCAGGTGCTGTCTTTAATGCATCCTGTGTTATGTTTGCTAAACAATAATAAATTACTACAGTGACAACTAATAATGATCCCAAAAAGAACAACTATAATAAATGGTTGGCTTTAATTAACATCCCAATACAGATGGGAGTTATCATATTTTTGTTTTCCTATTTGGGAAATTGGCTGGATGAAAATCACCCCAGCACAAAAGTATATTACGTAAAAATAATGATTATGGTAGGCGTGGTTTTGGCACTTTATAATGTCATTAGACAAGTTAATGAAATCAATAAAAAACAATAAAATTGACAGAATGAATTTCAAAAAGTTGTATCCTTTTTTAACTTTGGCGGGCGTTTCAGGCGGTTTATATCTTATTCACAAAATGGTTTTCAGTATTTTTACTATCAAATACGACCAATTTTATTACTCTTTAGAAACATTATATTTGATTTTTTTCTTTTTGTCAGCTATTATTTTCCGTGTTTTATTAACAATTAAAGAAAAAAGTTTCGACAATGTTGGAATGTCTTTTCTTTTAGCAACAAGTGTAAAAATGATTTTTTGTTATTTGATTTTAAGGCCATTATTACAAATGCCAAAATCAATTAATCCAGCCGAAAGAATAAATTTCTTAGTGTTGTTTATTGTCTTTTTAACAATTGAGACCCTTTTTACCATACGCTTAGTTAACGAAAAGAAATAATCAGTACCCAAAGTTAATCAAATTCTCAAAAAAATACTTTTATATGCTTTTGGGTATTAATAAAAAATGTACCTTTGCACCAAATTTTAGAATCGTTAAAAAAAAGATAATTAAGAGATATGGTGATTTCGAACAAAGCACTTAGATTTATTATAGCGAGTTACGTTATATGTCTTCCTTTTATTAGTTTTGCAAACACTGAAACAGTTGCTACAAATGTTGAAAATGTAGAAGCTCACGAAGGTGTAAAAACAGCTCATGAAGAACACGCTGAACCTACTGATGTAAAATCTAAAGTTAAAGGATTTATCAAACACCACGTTTTAGATTCTCACGAATTTTCTTTTTCCCAAGACGATGAAACAGGAGTTCATTATGGATTTCCATTACCAATTATAATTTGGGATGGTGGATTGCAAGTTTTCTCTTCTTCAAAATTTGAACACGGAGAAGCTGTTGCTGAGTCAAACGGAAATTTCTACAAAATTAATCACCACGACGGAAAAATTTACAAAACAGATGCTGAAGGTACTATTACCGAAGATGAGGCAACTGGATTTCCGACAAATGTGCGTCCTTTAGATTTATCAATTACAAAAACAGTTTTCTCTATACTACTTGCTGCGATTTTGATGTTTGTGATTTTTACAAGCTTGGCAAAATCATATGTTAAGAATAATGGAATCGCTTCTGGGATCGGTCGTATTTTTGAACCAATCGTATTATATGTACGTGACGAAATTGCTATACCGAACATTGGAGAAAAACATCATAAAAGATACATGAGTTATTTATTGACTATCTTTTTCTTTGTATTGTTTTTAAATATTTTTGGTTTGATGCCTTTTGGTATTAATGCTACAGGAAATCTTACAATTACTTTTTCATTAGCGATACTTACTTTCTTAATCACAAACCTTACGGCTAATAAAAATTATTGGGGTCACATTTTCTGGATGCCAGGTGTGCCAAAAGTAATGCGTATTGTATTGGCTCCAATTGAGTTATTAGGAGTTTTTATTAAACCATTTTCATTAATGATACGTTTGTACGCAAATATTTTTGCGGGACACATTGTATTGATGAGTATTATTGGGTTAATGTTTATTTTCAAAAGTTGGTTAGGAAGTAGTTTGTCATTTGGATTGTCATTTGCACTTTCTTTACTTGAAATATTAGTTGCTTTTTTACAAGCGTATATATTCACGATGTTATCTGCTTTGTACTTTGGTAGTGCAGTAGAAGAACATCACCATGAGGAAGCTCATCACTAAAATTTAGATTTCAGATTTAGGATTTCAGATTTAATAAATTTGTAATCTAAATCTACACTCTAAAATTAAAATTGAATGTTTAATTTTTAATATATATATTATGGAAGGTTTAAATTTCGTAGGAGCAGGATTAATTGTAATTGGAGCAGGTTTAGGTATTGGTAGAATTGGTGGTTCAGCAATGGACGCTATTGCTCGTCAACCAGAAGCTTCTGGAAAAATCCAAACAGCTATGCTTATTGCTGCTGCACTTATTGAAGGTATTGGTTTCGCAGCGTTATTCGCAGCTTAATTAGCACTGAAAAAACAAACAATAGTTGCAACGGTTGGTTGTAACTATTGTTTTAATTAAATGTTGAAAATTATATTAAACAGATTAAATTTTATAAAATACTATTTACAATTTATAAAAAATGGAAAAGTTAATAAATCAGTTTGAGTTAGGTTTGTTTTTCTGGCAAATATTAATATTTGTTGGATTAATTGTATTATTGAAAAAATTCGCTTGGAAACCAATTCTTGATGCCGTAAATGATAGAGAAGAAGGAATTAAAAATGCATTACTTTCAGCTGAAAATGCTAGAAAAGAAATGCAAAATTTGCAAGCTGACAACCAACGTATTTTACAAGAAGCTAGATTAGAGCGTGACAACATGCTTAAAGATGCTCGTGAAATGAAAGACAAAATGGTTGAAGATGCTAAAAATGAAGCTCAAGCTCAAGGTCAAAAAATGATTGAACAAGCTAAAGCGGCTATTGAAAGTGAAAAAAATGCAGCTATGGCTGAATTGAAATTACAGGTTTCTACTTTGTCTCTTAGCATTGCTGAAAAATTATTAAAAGAGGAACTATCTAACAAAGAAGCTCAAACTAAATTAGTTGAGAAAATGTTAGGTGATGTAAAATTGAATTAATCATGGCAAGTACTAGAGCAGCAATTCGTTATGCAACAGCAATTTTAGATCTATCTATTTCTAAAGGAGTTGCTGAAGTTGTAAATAATGACATGAAATCTATTGCTTCAACTATTAAAGGTAATGAGGAATTGAATACATTTATTCATAATCCAACCATTAAAGTTGATGTAAAAGAGAACGCACTTTTAGAAGTTTTTGCTACTGTTAACAGCGTAACAAAAGGATTATTTCATTTATTATTTGAAAATAAAAGATTTGAAATTCTTGAAGTTATAGCTACAGAGTATAATAAATTATTTGATATTAATAACAATGTTGAAGTTGCTAAAGTAACGACAGCAATTGCTATGGATGCTGCACTTGAAGCTAAAGTTTTGGCAAAGATTGCAACATTATCTGATAAAAAAATCACGATTGAAAATATTGTAGATCCTGCGATCATAGGAGGATTTATATTAAGAATAGGCGATCAGCAGTATAACGCTTCTGTTGCTAACAGATTACAAGTATTAAAAAGAGAGTTAAGTAATTAGTTTTATTACACATTAGTGTCTAAATTATAAATTAAGATGGCGGAAATTAAACCTGCTGAAATATCAGCAATATTAAGAAAGCAAGTAGAGGGTTTTGAATCTGGTGCAACACTAGAGGAAGTAGGAACTGTACTTCAAGTTGGAGATGGTATTGCTCTTATTTATGGGCTTTCAAATGTTCAATACGGTGAGTTAGTTGAATTCGATAACGGATTAGAAGCTATCGTTTTGAATCTTGAACAAGATAATGTTGGGGTGGTACTTTTAGGACCTTCAACAGGAATCAAAGAAGGATCAACTGCAAAAAGAACACAACGTATTGCTTCTCTTAAAACAGGAGAAGGAATGGTAGGACGTGTAGTGAACACGCTTGGTTTTCCAATTGATGGAAAAGGACCAATCGGTGGTGAATTATTCGAAATGCCATTAGAAAGAAAAGCTCCTGGAGTTATCTTCCGTCAACCAGTTACTGAGCCTCTTCAAACAGGTGTAAAAGCGGTTGATGCTATGATCCCAGTTGGTCGTGGACAGCGTGAGCTTGTTATTGGTGACCGTCAAACAGGTAAATCAACTGTTTGTATTGATACCATCTTAAATCAAAAAGAATTTTATGATGCAGGAAAACCTGTATTTTGTATATATGTTGCAATTGGACAAAAAGCTTCAACTGTAGCAGGAATTGCAAAAATGTTAGAAGAAAAAGGTGCAATGGCTTATACAGTTATTGTTGCTGCAAATGCTTCTGATCCAGCTCCAATGCAAGTTTATGCTCCTTTCGCAGGTGCTGCAATTGGAGAATATTTCAGAGATTCTGGTCGTCCAGCTTTGATTGTTTATGATGATTTATCTAAACAAGCTGTTGCTTACCGTGAGGTTTCTCTTTTATTAAGAAGACCACCGGGACGTGAAGCATATCCTGGAGACGTTTTCTACTTACACTCTCGTTTATTAGAGCGTGCTTGTAAAGTAATTGCTGATGATGGAATTGCAAAAGACATGAATGACTTACCAGATTCATTAAAAGGAATCGTTAAAGGTGGAGGTTCATTAACTGCATTACCAATTATCGAAACTCAAGCAGGTGACGTTTCTGCATATATCCCAACAAACGTAATTTCGATTACAGATGGTCAAATTTTCCTTGATGGAGATTTGTTTAACTCTGGGGTTCGTCCAGCGATTAACGTAGGTATCTCTGTATCTCGTGTTGGAGGAAATGCTCAAATTAAATCTATGAAAAAAGTATCAGGTACTTTAAAACTAGATCAAGCACAATTCCGTGAATTGGAAGCGTTTGCTAAATTTGGTTCTGATTTGGATGCTGTTACTTTAAACGTAATCGAAAAAGGAAAAAGAAACGTTGAGATCTTGAAACAAGGTTTGAATGATCCTTATACTGTTGAAGACCAAGTTGCTATTATCTATGCTGGATCTAAAAACTTATTAAGAAGTGTTCCTGTGAATAAAGTAAAAGAATTTGAGAAAGATTTCTTAGAATTCTTGAATGCCAAACACAGAGCTACTCTTGATGCTTTGAAAGCAGGAAAATTAACAGACGAAATTACAGATGTAATCGAATCAGTAGCAAAAGAAATTTCAGCGAAATATAACTAAAATCAGTCAAAGGTCTTAAAGCCAAAAGTCTAAAGTCATTATTGACATTTATAGACTTTTGACTTTAAGACATTAGACTTTAGACTATTATAAAGAATGGCAAATTTAAAGGAAATCCGTAATAGAATTACTTCCATTTCATCAACGATGCAAATTACATCGGCAATGAAAATGGTTTCTGCAGCAAAGCTAAAGAAAGCACAAGATGCAATCACAGCAATGCGACCTTATGCCGAAAAATTAACGGAATTATTACAAAATCTTTCAGCTTCACTTGATGGTGATGTTGGTGGAGAATTTACGACACAACGTGAAGTAAAAAAAGTGTTAATTGTTGCTATAACTTCAAATAGAGGTTTATGTGGTGCTTTTAATACGAATGTAATTAAGGAAGCTAAAAACCGTTCAGAATATTATGCTGGTAAGCAAGTAGATATTTTTGCTATTGGTAAAAAAGGAAACGATATTTTATCTAAAACGTTGACTGTTGTTGATAATCAAAGTACTGTTTTTGATCAATTAACTTTTGATAATGTTGCAGTTATTGCTCAAACTTTAACTGAAAAGTTTGTTTCTGGTGAATATGATAAAATTGAATTGGTTTACAATCAATTTAAGAATGCTGCTACTCAAATCGTTCAAGTAGAACAATTTTTGCCTTTAGCTTCTATTCAATCGGATAAAGCGGTATCTACAGGAGATTACATTTTCGAACCTGTAAAAGAAGAAATTGTAATGACTTTGATTCCAAAAGCATTAAAAACACAATTGTACAAAGGTATTCGTGATTCATTTGCTTCAGAGCATGGAGCGCGTATGACTGCTATGCATAAAGCTACTGATAATGCAACTGATTTGAGAGATCAATTGAAATTGACTTATAATAAAGCTCGTCAAGCTGCTATTACAAACGAAATCCTTGAGATCGTTGGTGGAGCTGAAGCTTTAAAAGGATAATTTAAAGAAAAGATATAAAACGAAAAAAGAGCCATTTGGCTCTTTTTTTATGCTTTGTTTTTACAGGAACAAATAGCTTTATAGTCCTTGAGCTCAGTATTTAAGGGTGAAACTTAGCTTTCCCTGGGCTTGTTTTTTTAAGGGAACATTAGCTTTATCAACCCTTGTGCTCTGTTTTTTGTGGGTGAAACTTAGCTTTACCCGTGCTCTGTTTTGTGGGGACCGATTAGCTTTATGAACCCCTTATTTAATTTTACTTATACAAATATCAGTCATTAAGAAGTTTTGTGCAATACCCACTTTTGGTGATTTTTCAATTATTTTTTTTCTTTTTTTTGAATAGTTTCTTTTTGATTAATTTTGTTCCTCTATTTTAAATACCAATCAATTGAAAACTGTCGAACTAACTACTGTTCCCGAAATGCTCGCTCAAATTAATGTGATGCAACATTTGTACCCCAAACTCATAATGGAAAAATACGAATCCTATTTACAGGAAATGGTTCCTCATAATTACAAACAAGTTGCCGTTTTTGAAGAAGATGTCTGTGTAGGAATATCTGGTTTTTGGACAGCCATGAAGCTTTGGACTGGAAAGTATATAGAGATTGATAATTTCATAGTGCATCCTGAACACCGATCAAAAGGAGTTGGAAAAATAATGACTGATTATATTGAAGATAAAGCCAAAGCCGAAGGTTGTAATGTAATTGTATTGGATGCTTTTACTGGAAATTTTATCGCCCATCGTTTTTATTATAACCAAGGGTATGAACCAAGAGGCTTTCATTTTTTAAAAATGTTAAATGAGGAGGGATTAACCTAAAA
The Flavobacterium sp. 5 DNA segment above includes these coding regions:
- a CDS encoding DUF5687 family protein, which encodes MFAKFIYLEWKSFTRSASFASSLALKILMGFLVLYFTLVFLAIGVGAFYILKKMQLDPLVTINKYLLYYFFMDLIIRLLLQAIPVMNIRPLLSLPFKRPTIVHFSLGKTALSFFNIMHAFFFLPFCAVLLYEGYEPLSVILWGIALFSLVYCNNFLNILLNNKDNLLGIFIAIVVVLAGCQYYKLFDITNYSLPFFDALFHTKWLFSVPVLVLMGLYYWTYNYLKGDLFLDAGLTVKKDIAKTENLTWLNQFGTLGTFLKNDIKLIKRNKRSKTTVGMSVMFLFYGLLFFSGGVEAYDKPIMHIFAGIFVSGGFLFTFGQFVPSWDSSYYQLMMTQNIPYRGYLNSKWWLIVIATVVSTILASFYLYFGWQVYLTIVAGAIYNIGVNSHLVLLGGAFTKTPIDLSMSKGAFGDKKSFNVNTMLLSLPKLLLPVLLYWLGSYLMNPKLGLALVALVGVLGFMFRNVVFSMIEKIYKKEKYKTIEAYKQKA
- a CDS encoding ABC transporter ATP-binding protein; amino-acid sequence: MIQVNNLSKKYNDTTVLHIESLEIPKGQSFGLVGNNGAGKTTFFSLLLDLIQPTTGSILNHDIQVNTSENWKPFTASFLDESFLIGYLTPEEYFYFIGDLRGQNKADVDALLIQHTEFFNGEILKNKKYLRDLSKGNQKKVGIIATLIGNPEVIILDEPFANLDPTTVNRLKKIIKDLADNPNITVLVSSHDLQHTVDVCDRIVALNKGELVKDMLTSKETLQELELFFAV
- a CDS encoding lipopolysaccharide assembly protein LapB; this encodes MNSNTSKCILVLIIISLLIACSTKKDTFLARNSHALSTKLNILYNGQIALDKGVKGINDNTVENFWKRLPVEKMQVSDDVPADGKQKNADFELAETKATKAIQKHSMNIGGNEKNYQIDEAYLLLGKSRYYDQRFIPALDAFNYILYKYPNSSNIYDAKMWREKTNVRLGNEAVAIKNISKLIKDNEYEKNEIKKQKLENQEFANANAILASAFLNLEEKDSAVVKLKLANQFTKIHEEKERYSFLLGQLYEEAGQKDSAIYFYQTVIDMNRKAERKFVIQAYAKKAQLSDYKNEDYDLFVKKSKKIMEDRENRPYLDVIYHSIGIFYDHHNEKEKALDFYHASLETKSADPYLNASNYRNIGNLYFKHTEYLSAAKNYDKSLELLDPKTREYLQISKIRKNLDEVIINEEIAKRNDSIIYVANLKEPDQIVYYENYIQKLKNSDELKKLLEEKQKKIENNILLNGGGGSTDVAIPNQNGQSLNPPTDTPNTNATPIASTFYFYNPNTVAYGRLEFKKIWGNRVQNSYWRFTSGANSGANVTGAVATTVAIPEDKVAAPIAVNEKYTTDYYLKQLPKSQKVIDSISKERNAVYYELGVIYKEKFKEYNLASARLEQLLTYQPEEKLILPTKYNLFKIYEITNPSKAESLKQDIISQYPNSRYAQIIINPNSKDGLVTGTPEGEYDNLYRLFKQESFASVLQQVDGLISHFTGEAIVPKFELLKANTIGKMYGLVAYKKAIEYVADNYSNSNEGKDAVEILKTQIPLLEQMKFSTVDNKNWKVVFKIDKNDRKAEAAIESKVVLFFANENVERLKYTCDSYTEKESFVSIQGIHSESYAQFVAALFAENEKYKISQPGIIISNENYKIVQIKKNLEEYLSIKKL
- a CDS encoding polymer-forming cytoskeletal protein; protein product: MFDKKPKSYTDLLGKTNRIVEGTTIHGDIISPADFRLDGELIGNFTSNGKLVIGPAGSVKGDIICNTADIEGKFEGKIKVEDMLNIKESASIIGEVEIGKLSVEPGAVFNASCVMFAKQ
- a CDS encoding AtpZ/AtpI family protein — encoded protein: MTTNNDPKKNNYNKWLALINIPIQMGVIIFLFSYLGNWLDENHPSTKVYYVKIMIMVGVVLALYNVIRQVNEINKKQ
- the atpB gene encoding F0F1 ATP synthase subunit A; its protein translation is MVISNKALRFIIASYVICLPFISFANTETVATNVENVEAHEGVKTAHEEHAEPTDVKSKVKGFIKHHVLDSHEFSFSQDDETGVHYGFPLPIIIWDGGLQVFSSSKFEHGEAVAESNGNFYKINHHDGKIYKTDAEGTITEDEATGFPTNVRPLDLSITKTVFSILLAAILMFVIFTSLAKSYVKNNGIASGIGRIFEPIVLYVRDEIAIPNIGEKHHKRYMSYLLTIFFFVLFLNIFGLMPFGINATGNLTITFSLAILTFLITNLTANKNYWGHIFWMPGVPKVMRIVLAPIELLGVFIKPFSLMIRLYANIFAGHIVLMSIIGLMFIFKSWLGSSLSFGLSFALSLLEILVAFLQAYIFTMLSALYFGSAVEEHHHEEAHH
- the atpE gene encoding ATP synthase F0 subunit C, which gives rise to MEGLNFVGAGLIVIGAGLGIGRIGGSAMDAIARQPEASGKIQTAMLIAAALIEGIGFAALFAA
- a CDS encoding F0F1 ATP synthase subunit B; amino-acid sequence: MEKLINQFELGLFFWQILIFVGLIVLLKKFAWKPILDAVNDREEGIKNALLSAENARKEMQNLQADNQRILQEARLERDNMLKDAREMKDKMVEDAKNEAQAQGQKMIEQAKAAIESEKNAAMAELKLQVSTLSLSIAEKLLKEELSNKEAQTKLVEKMLGDVKLN
- the atpH gene encoding ATP synthase F1 subunit delta, with protein sequence MASTRAAIRYATAILDLSISKGVAEVVNNDMKSIASTIKGNEELNTFIHNPTIKVDVKENALLEVFATVNSVTKGLFHLLFENKRFEILEVIATEYNKLFDINNNVEVAKVTTAIAMDAALEAKVLAKIATLSDKKITIENIVDPAIIGGFILRIGDQQYNASVANRLQVLKRELSN
- the atpA gene encoding F0F1 ATP synthase subunit alpha; amino-acid sequence: MAEIKPAEISAILRKQVEGFESGATLEEVGTVLQVGDGIALIYGLSNVQYGELVEFDNGLEAIVLNLEQDNVGVVLLGPSTGIKEGSTAKRTQRIASLKTGEGMVGRVVNTLGFPIDGKGPIGGELFEMPLERKAPGVIFRQPVTEPLQTGVKAVDAMIPVGRGQRELVIGDRQTGKSTVCIDTILNQKEFYDAGKPVFCIYVAIGQKASTVAGIAKMLEEKGAMAYTVIVAANASDPAPMQVYAPFAGAAIGEYFRDSGRPALIVYDDLSKQAVAYREVSLLLRRPPGREAYPGDVFYLHSRLLERACKVIADDGIAKDMNDLPDSLKGIVKGGGSLTALPIIETQAGDVSAYIPTNVISITDGQIFLDGDLFNSGVRPAINVGISVSRVGGNAQIKSMKKVSGTLKLDQAQFRELEAFAKFGSDLDAVTLNVIEKGKRNVEILKQGLNDPYTVEDQVAIIYAGSKNLLRSVPVNKVKEFEKDFLEFLNAKHRATLDALKAGKLTDEITDVIESVAKEISAKYN
- the atpG gene encoding ATP synthase F1 subunit gamma; protein product: MANLKEIRNRITSISSTMQITSAMKMVSAAKLKKAQDAITAMRPYAEKLTELLQNLSASLDGDVGGEFTTQREVKKVLIVAITSNRGLCGAFNTNVIKEAKNRSEYYAGKQVDIFAIGKKGNDILSKTLTVVDNQSTVFDQLTFDNVAVIAQTLTEKFVSGEYDKIELVYNQFKNAATQIVQVEQFLPLASIQSDKAVSTGDYIFEPVKEEIVMTLIPKALKTQLYKGIRDSFASEHGARMTAMHKATDNATDLRDQLKLTYNKARQAAITNEILEIVGGAEALKG
- a CDS encoding N-acetyltransferase; the encoded protein is MLAQINVMQHLYPKLIMEKYESYLQEMVPHNYKQVAVFEEDVCVGISGFWTAMKLWTGKYIEIDNFIVHPEHRSKGVGKIMTDYIEDKAKAEGCNVIVLDAFTGNFIAHRFYYNQGYEPRGFHFLKMLNEEGLT